From a region of the Coffea arabica cultivar ET-39 chromosome 3e, Coffea Arabica ET-39 HiFi, whole genome shotgun sequence genome:
- the LOC113720568 gene encoding uncharacterized protein — MSNNLSLRTILTDCKLNDTNFLDWHRNVLLVLTHEKIEYVLDGPMPQEPEPNAPAAARNAYKKHKDDNREASCIMVASMTPQLQQQHMNMGAYDIVQHLKELFEQQSRTVRYDTSKELFRCKMAEGAHVAPHVLKIIGLIEKLAELGFKMDQELNVDLVLQSLPDYFS; from the coding sequence ATGAGTAACAATTTGAGCCTTCGTACCATTCTCACTGATTGCAAACTTAACGACACAAACTTTCTCGATTGGCATCGCAATGTCCTACTCGTTCTCACTcatgaaaaaattgaatatgTACTTGATGGGCCTATGCCCCAGGAACCTGAACCAAATGCTCCTGCTGCTGCTCGAAATGCTTATAAGAAACATAAGGATGATAATAGGGAAGCTTCATGTATCATGGTAGCTTCCATGACTCCTCAGCTTCAGCAACAGCACATGAACATGGGGGCGTATGATATTGTACAACACCTGAAAGAGTTGTTTGAACAACAATCAAGGACGGTTAGATATGATACCTCCAAAGAATTGTTCAGGTGCAAGATGGCAGAGGGAGCACATGTTGCTCCGCATGTCTTAAAAATAATTGGGCTAATTGAAAAATTGGCCGAATTAGGCTTTAAGATGGATCAGGAGCTGAATGTTGATTTAGTGCTCCAATCTCTGCCAGATTATTTCTCATAG